One Gammaproteobacteria bacterium genomic window, GTTGTTTGGTGCGCCTCAACCAAGTCACCAGAACAAGCCACAGTTCTTAACTGATGTGAGCTGGCAATCGTACAGTATACTCAGCTCTATTTTTACACTGTGGCATCCTATCAGAATCGGGTTCCTTCGGCTGTTCGGCAAATTGGCTAGATCTCTTGAAGGGCGATTTCCAAATTGGAGAACAAAATGTCTACACCTGACAGTGATATTGAAATCGCCCGAGCAGCGACTACTGAACCCATTCAGGTTATTGGCGAGAAGCTTGGCATTCCCGAAGAATCATTACAGCCCTATGGACACACCAAAGCAAAGATCAGTTACGATTTTATAAAGTCGCTGGAGTCCAGACCCTATGGAAAACTGGTGTTGGTAACCGCTATTTCTCCAACACCCGCCGGCGAGGGCAAAACGACAACCAGCGTCGGCCTGGGTGATGGCTTAAACCGGATCGGCAAAACCGCCGCGATCTGCCTGCGTGAGCCCAGCCTGGGCCCATGTTTTGGGATGAAGGGCGGTGCGGCAGGCGGCGGCTATGCACAAGTGGTCCCGATGGAGGACATTAATCTCCACTTTACCGGTGATTTTCATGCGATTGGTGCCGCGCACAATCTGTTGTCCGCATTGGTGGATAACCATATCTACTGGAGTAACGAGCTGGAGTTGGATTCGAGACGTGTCACCTGGCGTCGTGTAGTCGATATGAATGATCGGGCGTTGCGCCAGATCACGACTTCCTTGGGCGGTGTGGCCAATGGGTTTCCAAGAGAGAGCGGTTTTGATATTACGGTGGCGTCGGAAATTATGGCGATTTTTTGTCTGGCTGAAGATCTAGATGATCTGAAGCGTCGTCTAGGCAATATAATTGTCGGTTATACGCGAGACCGCAAGCCTGTCCATTCTCGAGATGTGCATGCGCCGGGTCCGATGACGGCGTTGCTCAAAGATGCGTTTATGCCCAATCTGGTCCAGACGCTGGAAAACAATCCGGCGCTGATCCATGGTGGGCCATTTGCGAATATTGCCCACGGTTGTAATTCTGTGGTGGCAACGAAGACAGCGCTCAAACTGGCTGATTACGTTGTGACCGAGGCTGGTTTCGGCGCTGATCTTGGTGCGGAGAAGTTCTTTGATATCAAGTGCCGCAAGGCAGGTTTGGCACCGGATGTGGTTGTACTGGTGGCCACTGCCAGAGCCCTGAAGATGCACGGGGGTGTGGCCAAGAGTGATCTTAGTTTAGAAAACGTGGCTGCAGTCGAAGCGGGCCTGGAGAATTTAGGACGCCATCTACGCAACATCACCCAGTATGGTGTTCCGGTTGCTGTCGCGATCAATCGATTTACAGCCGATACTGACGCCGAGTTGGGTGCTATCAGCCGGTTCTGTTCAGAATTCGGTGTTGAGGTCTTTAGCTGCACACACTGGTCAGATGGTGGCGCCGGGACTGAAGCTCTGGCAACCCACGTTGCAAATCTTGCCGACAGTGGTCAGTCGCAATTCCGCACCCTGTATGACGACAAGCTCTCGCTTTGGGAAAAAGCCCGGTGTGTCGCCCGTAATGTATATGGTGCGGATGACATCATCGCAGACAAAAAGGTTCGTGCGCAATTTGATGAATACAACAAGGATTATGGGCATTTCCCAGTCTGCATGGCAAAGACCCAGTACAGTTTTTCAACCGATCCAAATCTGCTTGGGGCTCCCTCGGGACACATGGTGCCTGTTCGGGAGATTCGACTTTCGGCTGGCGCGGAATTCCTGGTGGTAATTTGCGGCGAGATCATGACCATGCCGGGTTTGCCGCGGGTACCCGCCGCAAACAGCATCTCGGTCAATGAGCAGGGTGAAATAGAAGGTTTGTTCTAGTGCAGAAGGCTCTATTGGGGAACGAGAGACCTGATAAACAAGCGCACCGGTGCTGGGATGCGGTAGCAGCCAGTATTGAAGCGTGAACTTAAGTTATGCCAGGTCGAGCTGCTGTTCGCGCCGTACAGTCCAAGCCTGGAGTAATTTGTCTATTAGGAGAGTAGTTTTAAGCTAATCCTAATACTTTCTTTCTGTCGTTGGCCCAAGTTCGTATCACTTGATCAGCGGCCAGACCAATAAAGGCAACACAAAGCCCTAGGGTCAGTCCATTGCCTGTTCCATTTTTATCGGATAAAGCTTTCAAAATAAATTGTCCAAGATCATCGGTACCAATCATCGCGCCAATGATGATCATGGATAACGCAAACACGACGGTTTGATTAACGCCCAACGCCATGTGTGGAAAAGACATGGGCAATTCAATTTTGATCCATCTTTGCAGTCGATTGACACCTGACATTGAGCCCGCATCATGCAAATCTGGCGACACACTGCGCAGTCCTTCCACGGTATAACGGG contains:
- a CDS encoding formate--tetrahydrofolate ligase — translated: MSTPDSDIEIARAATTEPIQVIGEKLGIPEESLQPYGHTKAKISYDFIKSLESRPYGKLVLVTAISPTPAGEGKTTTSVGLGDGLNRIGKTAAICLREPSLGPCFGMKGGAAGGGYAQVVPMEDINLHFTGDFHAIGAAHNLLSALVDNHIYWSNELELDSRRVTWRRVVDMNDRALRQITTSLGGVANGFPRESGFDITVASEIMAIFCLAEDLDDLKRRLGNIIVGYTRDRKPVHSRDVHAPGPMTALLKDAFMPNLVQTLENNPALIHGGPFANIAHGCNSVVATKTALKLADYVVTEAGFGADLGAEKFFDIKCRKAGLAPDVVVLVATARALKMHGGVAKSDLSLENVAAVEAGLENLGRHLRNITQYGVPVAVAINRFTADTDAELGAISRFCSEFGVEVFSCTHWSDGGAGTEALATHVANLADSGQSQFRTLYDDKLSLWEKARCVARNVYGADDIIADKKVRAQFDEYNKDYGHFPVCMAKTQYSFSTDPNLLGAPSGHMVPVREIRLSAGAEFLVVICGEIMTMPGLPRVPAANSISVNEQGEIEGLF